A portion of the Mytilus galloprovincialis chromosome 12, xbMytGall1.hap1.1, whole genome shotgun sequence genome contains these proteins:
- the LOC143053565 gene encoding uncharacterized protein LOC143053565 isoform X2: MNVDLGESDHEFLTPEELERFCPRGNITKVECMVDSVHPISHYSTGDIVRCDKHHGLVCNNADNFPIPCNDYKIRYYCECPVETTKPTFAMKSTSKTTTKPTQHQKTFLVTIQPIDSTSHKHLVEPTATKSHQASTKQASPIQTWAILLIATACFVPIVICCFLWCCCCNKGGKRKIQPDMDNT; the protein is encoded by the exons ATGAATGTCGATCTTGGAGAATCAGATCACGAATTTCTGACCCCCGAGGAACTGGAAAGATTCTGTCCTAGAGGAAACATAACCAAAGTGGAATGTATGGTTGACAGTGTACATCCCATTTCACACTACAGTACTGGAGATATTGTAAGGTGTGACAAACACCATGGATTAGTATGTAACAACGCAGATAATTTTCCTATACCTTGCAATGATTACAAGATTAGATATTATTGTGAATGTCCAGTGGAAACAA CAAAACCAACGTTTGCAATGAAATCAACTTCCAAAACAACTACCAAACCAACACAGCATCAGAAAACCTTTCTAGTAACAATACAACCAATTGATTCAACTAGTCACAAACATTTAGTGGAACCGACTGCCACCAAATCCCATCAAGCTTCAACAAAACAGGCGTCACCAA TACAGACGTGGGCTATACTTTTAATAGCTACAGCTTGTTTTGTTCCAATTGTCATATGTTGTTTTTTATGGTGCTG
- the LOC143053565 gene encoding uncharacterized protein LOC143053565 isoform X3, which translates to MNVDLGESDHEFLTPEELERFCPRGNITKVECMVDSVHPISHYSTGDIVRCDKHHGLVCNNADNFPIPCNDYKIRYYCECPVETTKPTFAMKSTSKTTTKPTQHQKTFLVTIQPIDSTSHKHLVEPTATKSHQASTKQASPIQTWAILLIATACFVPIVICCFLWCCCCNKGGENKNSTRPG; encoded by the exons ATGAATGTCGATCTTGGAGAATCAGATCACGAATTTCTGACCCCCGAGGAACTGGAAAGATTCTGTCCTAGAGGAAACATAACCAAAGTGGAATGTATGGTTGACAGTGTACATCCCATTTCACACTACAGTACTGGAGATATTGTAAGGTGTGACAAACACCATGGATTAGTATGTAACAACGCAGATAATTTTCCTATACCTTGCAATGATTACAAGATTAGATATTATTGTGAATGTCCAGTGGAAACAA CAAAACCAACGTTTGCAATGAAATCAACTTCCAAAACAACTACCAAACCAACACAGCATCAGAAAACCTTTCTAGTAACAATACAACCAATTGATTCAACTAGTCACAAACATTTAGTGGAACCGACTGCCACCAAATCCCATCAAGCTTCAACAAAACAGGCGTCACCAA TACAGACGTGGGCTATACTTTTAATAGCTACAGCTTGTTTTGTTCCAATTGTCATATGTTGTTTTTTATGGTGCTG ttgctGTAATAAAGGCGGGGAAAATAAAAATTCAACCAGACCTGGATAA